A region from the Mesorhizobium shangrilense genome encodes:
- the fliQ gene encoding flagellar biosynthesis protein FliQ, which translates to MNEADALDIVQYAVWTVLTASAPVVLVAMAVGIGIALIQALTQIQEITLTFVPKIVAIMLVVALTGPFIGGQISAFTNVIFERIQHGF; encoded by the coding sequence ATGAACGAGGCCGACGCACTCGACATCGTCCAGTATGCGGTGTGGACGGTGCTGACCGCTTCCGCCCCTGTCGTGCTGGTTGCCATGGCGGTCGGCATCGGCATCGCCCTGATCCAGGCCTTGACCCAGATCCAGGAAATTACGCTGACATTCGTGCCCAAGATCGTCGCCATCATGCTGGTGGTGGCGCTGACCGGCCCATTCATCGGCGGCCAGATTTCGGCATTCACCAACGTCATCTTCGAGCGCATCCAGCACGGCTTCTAA
- a CDS encoding MFS transporter — MIDEKPESESASALAPFRHGIFRAVWSASLVSNFGGLIQGVGAAWMMTTIATSPYQVALVQASTTLPIMLFALVAGAIADSFDRRKVMLVAQTFMLVVSVLLTVFTYYGLITPWTLLAFTFLIDSGTALNSPSWQASVGDMVPRNKVPAAVALNSMGFNLTRSVGPAIGGIIVAAAGAAAAFAANAVSYIGLIVVMARWKPDVPVSTLPRESLGAAMGAGLRYVAMSPNIGKVLVRGAAFGFSAGAVLALLPLVARDVVKGDALTYGIMLGAFGIGAVGGALISVRLRQLLSSETMVRCAFAGFAVCAFNAAVSHHAWQTSLGLLVGGACWVIALSHFNVTVQMATPRWVVGRVLSVYQTATFGGIALGSWVWGVVADTHGAETALIAASVTMLAGGAIGLLLPLPQQPVLNLDPLNRFKEPHLALDLKPRSGPIAIMIEYVIREEDVPEFLATMAERGRIRRRDGARNWTLARDLENPSIWIEHYHTPTWLEYIRHNGRATHADAVIGERIRALHSGSEPPHVRRMIERPTTAGTALVMAKGPIEH; from the coding sequence ATGATCGATGAAAAGCCGGAAAGCGAAAGCGCCTCAGCGCTTGCGCCGTTCCGGCACGGCATTTTCCGCGCCGTGTGGTCCGCCAGCCTTGTCTCGAATTTCGGGGGCCTGATCCAGGGCGTCGGCGCCGCCTGGATGATGACCACCATCGCCACCTCGCCCTATCAGGTCGCCCTGGTCCAGGCCTCGACGACCTTGCCGATCATGCTGTTCGCGCTTGTCGCAGGCGCCATCGCCGACAGCTTCGACCGGCGCAAGGTGATGCTGGTCGCCCAGACCTTCATGCTGGTCGTTTCGGTGCTTCTGACGGTGTTCACCTATTATGGCCTGATCACACCGTGGACGCTGCTTGCCTTCACTTTCCTGATCGACAGCGGCACGGCGCTCAACAGCCCGTCATGGCAGGCTTCCGTCGGCGACATGGTTCCCCGCAACAAGGTGCCCGCGGCCGTGGCGCTGAACTCCATGGGCTTCAACCTGACACGCAGCGTTGGCCCGGCGATCGGTGGTATCATCGTCGCGGCCGCCGGTGCCGCAGCCGCCTTCGCGGCGAACGCAGTGAGCTATATCGGCCTCATCGTCGTGATGGCGCGCTGGAAGCCTGATGTGCCGGTATCGACCTTGCCGCGCGAATCGCTCGGTGCGGCCATGGGCGCCGGCCTGCGCTACGTCGCCATGTCGCCCAATATCGGCAAGGTGCTGGTCAGGGGAGCGGCCTTCGGCTTCAGCGCCGGCGCCGTGCTGGCGCTCTTGCCGCTGGTGGCGCGCGACGTGGTCAAGGGCGACGCCTTGACCTACGGCATCATGCTTGGCGCCTTCGGCATCGGCGCCGTTGGCGGCGCGCTGATCAGCGTGCGGCTGCGGCAGCTGTTGTCCAGCGAGACGATGGTGCGCTGTGCCTTCGCCGGCTTCGCTGTTTGTGCCTTCAATGCCGCCGTCAGCCATCACGCCTGGCAGACCTCGCTCGGTCTGCTGGTCGGCGGTGCCTGCTGGGTGATCGCGCTGTCCCATTTCAACGTCACCGTGCAGATGGCAACGCCGCGCTGGGTGGTCGGCCGGGTGCTCTCGGTCTACCAGACCGCGACCTTTGGCGGCATCGCGCTGGGCAGCTGGGTCTGGGGCGTTGTCGCCGATACGCACGGCGCCGAAACCGCGCTGATCGCGGCGAGCGTAACGATGCTGGCGGGCGGCGCGATTGGCCTGCTCTTGCCGCTGCCGCAGCAGCCGGTGCTCAACCTCGACCCGCTCAACCGTTTCAAGGAACCGCATCTCGCGCTCGACCTCAAGCCGCGCAGCGGCCCGATCGCTATCATGATCGAATATGTGATCCGCGAGGAGGACGTGCCCGAATTCCTCGCCACCATGGCCGAGCGCGGACGCATTCGCCGCCGTGACGGCGCCCGCAACTGGACGCTGGCGCGCGACCTTGAAAACCCGTCCATATGGATCGAGCACTACCACACGCCGACATGGCTCGAATATATCCGCCACAACGGCCGGGCCACCCATGCCGACGCCGTCATCGGCGAGCGCATACGCGCGTTGCACAGCGGCAGCGAGCCCCCGCATGTGCGCCGCATGATCGAACGCCCGACGACAGCGGGCACGGCGCTGGTGATGGCGAAGGGGCCGATCGAACATTGA
- the flgD gene encoding flagellar hook assembly protein FlgD — translation MTVDMTTTIPVGANQTSQQTSKTAVDYQSFLKLLIAEMKNQDPTKPMDSTQYVAQLATFSQVEQSVQTNTKLDQIMQSSALSQADALIGRNITSADGKTTGTVASVRLASSGLIAVLQNGTEVPVGPGVSVKAAS, via the coding sequence ATGACCGTGGACATGACGACGACGATACCGGTTGGCGCCAACCAGACCAGCCAGCAGACTTCAAAGACCGCTGTCGACTACCAGTCCTTCCTGAAGCTTCTGATCGCCGAGATGAAGAACCAGGATCCGACGAAGCCGATGGATTCGACCCAGTATGTCGCCCAGCTCGCGACCTTCTCGCAGGTCGAGCAATCGGTGCAGACCAACACCAAGCTCGACCAGATCATGCAATCGTCGGCGCTGTCGCAGGCCGACGCCCTCATTGGCCGCAACATCACCTCGGCCGACGGCAAGACCACCGGCACGGTGGCCTCGGTGCGCCTCGCCAGCAGCGGCCTGATTGCCGTGCTGCAGAACGGCACCGAAGTTCCGGTCGGCCCTGGTGTTTCAGTCAAGGCGGCAAGCTGA
- a CDS encoding flagellar hook protein FlgE gives MSLYGMMRTGVSGMNAQANRLSAVADNIANSDTTGYKRSSAEFSTLVMPNTSGAYNSGGVNTTIRTSVSAQGVLQYTTSVSDLAVNGDGFFVVQNANGTPFLTRAGSFVPDAQGRLVNAAGYQLMAYSYANGVPAATANGFEGLVPVQISDQGMTATPSTAGYFNGNLPAGATPVAAGSLPSGNSATSQYTSKTSMVAYDNLGNKVLLDVYFTKTGNGTWEAAVFDQSKATPGTGFPYAGGALGTADLTFDTTTGKLTGTTTGVSLTVPNGASLNIDLSKLTQLGGSFSVTDAQVNGNAPSAIDKVQIGSDGTIYAQYKDGSSKALYKIPLADVQSPDQLTALPGNVYSQSTDSGTVRIGFANQGKLGAIVSGALENSNVDIAEELTNMIAAQRSYTANSKVFQTGSDLMDVLVNLKR, from the coding sequence ATGAGCCTGTACGGAATGATGCGGACCGGCGTTTCCGGTATGAACGCCCAGGCAAACCGCCTGTCCGCCGTTGCGGATAACATCGCCAACTCCGATACCACGGGGTACAAGCGGTCCTCCGCCGAGTTTTCGACGCTGGTCATGCCAAACACCAGCGGCGCCTACAATTCGGGCGGCGTCAACACGACGATCCGCACCTCGGTCAGTGCGCAGGGCGTGCTCCAGTATACAACTTCGGTTTCCGACCTGGCTGTGAATGGAGACGGCTTCTTCGTCGTCCAGAATGCCAACGGAACGCCGTTCCTGACGCGCGCCGGCTCCTTTGTTCCCGATGCCCAGGGCCGGCTGGTCAACGCGGCTGGCTACCAGCTGATGGCCTACAGCTATGCCAACGGCGTTCCGGCTGCCACGGCCAACGGTTTCGAGGGCCTGGTGCCTGTGCAGATATCCGATCAGGGAATGACGGCGACGCCCAGCACCGCCGGCTATTTCAACGGAAATCTCCCGGCCGGCGCAACCCCGGTCGCAGCCGGCAGCCTGCCGTCGGGCAACAGCGCGACCTCGCAATACACATCGAAAACCTCGATGGTCGCCTACGACAATCTGGGCAACAAGGTGCTGCTCGACGTCTATTTCACCAAGACCGGCAACGGCACCTGGGAGGCCGCGGTCTTCGATCAGTCCAAGGCCACACCGGGCACCGGCTTCCCCTATGCGGGTGGCGCTCTTGGCACGGCCGACCTGACATTCGACACCACGACCGGCAAGCTCACCGGCACGACCACCGGCGTTTCGCTTACCGTGCCGAACGGCGCCAGTCTCAATATCGACCTGTCCAAGCTGACCCAGCTCGGCGGCAGCTTCAGCGTCACCGACGCACAGGTCAACGGCAACGCGCCGAGCGCCATCGACAAGGTGCAGATCGGCTCGGACGGCACCATCTACGCGCAGTACAAGGACGGCTCGTCGAAGGCGCTCTACAAGATTCCGCTGGCCGATGTTCAGAGCCCCGACCAGCTCACCGCGCTGCCGGGCAACGTGTATTCGCAGAGCACCGATTCCGGCACCGTTCGCATCGGCTTCGCCAATCAGGGCAAGCTCGGAGCCATCGTTTCCGGCGCGCTCGAGAATTCCAATGTCGATATTGCCGAGGAACTCACCAACATGATCGCGGCGCAGCGCAGCTACACCGCCAATTCGAAAGTCTTCCAGACCGGTTCCGACCTGATGGACGTCCTTGTCAACCTGAAGAGATAA
- a CDS encoding putative quinol monooxygenase produces MLVIVGTVRLPPEKLGEARPAMALMIAASRAEPGCIEYSYAQDVLDAGLIHVTEVWRDRTALDEHFCSAHIALWRESWAALGIGGRNLVVYEAGEAQPI; encoded by the coding sequence ATGCTGGTGATCGTCGGTACGGTGCGCTTGCCGCCGGAAAAGCTCGGGGAGGCGAGGCCGGCCATGGCCTTGATGATTGCGGCCAGTCGAGCCGAGCCCGGCTGCATCGAATATTCCTACGCGCAGGATGTGCTCGACGCCGGCCTCATCCACGTTACCGAGGTCTGGCGCGACAGGACCGCGCTGGACGAGCATTTCTGCTCGGCGCACATCGCGCTCTGGCGCGAAAGCTGGGCAGCGCTCGGGATCGGCGGGCGCAATCTCGTTGTTTACGAGGCCGGCGAAGCCCAGCCGATCTGA
- a CDS encoding MarR family winged helix-turn-helix transcriptional regulator: MRKTNPPSIPAPGEGKRGKDGYMGYLLRQAAGAHRLRLERALADLGVTQPQFAVLTMLAAYPGLSNADVARLALLTPQTVSVIVANLERAGSLVRKPHAIHGRIQHLDLSDSGTTLLKTCRERVHALEKELARDLSGEEERTVRRWLVAVATASTTS, from the coding sequence ATGCGCAAGACAAATCCGCCGTCGATTCCGGCCCCGGGAGAGGGCAAGCGAGGTAAAGACGGCTATATGGGATACCTGCTTCGCCAGGCGGCGGGCGCGCATCGGCTCAGGCTGGAACGGGCACTGGCCGATCTCGGCGTGACCCAGCCGCAATTCGCCGTGCTGACCATGCTGGCGGCGTATCCCGGCCTCTCCAATGCCGATGTCGCCCGGCTTGCGCTGCTTACCCCACAGACGGTGAGCGTCATTGTCGCCAATCTCGAGCGCGCCGGTTCGCTGGTCCGCAAACCGCATGCCATCCACGGCCGCATCCAGCATCTCGATCTCAGCGACAGCGGAACGACGCTGCTGAAAACCTGCCGCGAGCGCGTTCATGCCCTTGAAAAGGAGCTTGCGCGCGATCTCTCCGGCGAAGAGGAGCGTACCGTCAGGCGTTGGCTGGTCGCCGTGGCCACAGCAAGCACGACGAGCTGA
- the flbT gene encoding flagellar biosynthesis repressor FlbT has product MSNTFKISLKPSEKIYINGAVIRVDRKVTVELMNDVQFLLENHVIQADEASTPLKQLYFILQVMLMSPPDAIEARDMFRHSLPLLLASFEDERIRSELKQIDRMVSEGHIYEALKAIRSLYPLERIALGGNDDVPGAPRPLAVGARY; this is encoded by the coding sequence ATGAGCAACACGTTCAAGATTTCGCTGAAGCCGAGCGAGAAGATCTACATCAACGGCGCCGTCATCCGTGTCGACCGCAAGGTCACCGTCGAACTGATGAACGACGTGCAGTTCCTGCTCGAGAACCATGTGATCCAGGCCGACGAGGCCTCGACACCGCTCAAGCAGCTCTATTTCATCCTGCAGGTCATGCTGATGAGCCCGCCGGACGCCATCGAGGCACGCGACATGTTCCGCCACTCGCTGCCGCTGCTTCTGGCGAGCTTCGAGGACGAGCGCATCCGCAGCGAGCTGAAGCAGATCGACCGCATGGTCAGCGAAGGCCATATCTACGAGGCGCTGAAGGCGATCCGTTCGCTCTATCCGCTAGAACGGATCGCGCTGGGCGGCAATGATGATGTTCCGGGCGCCCCGCGTCCGCTGGCCGTGGGAGCACGCTACTGA
- a CDS encoding flagellar hook-associated family protein, whose product MTSVSSAALSNAMRYQQMRMQSDLVKATKESSTGQVADVGLALGGRTAQSVTFQRDLDRLNVIIDSNGLVAARLSSTQTSLGQLSSVAQTFLSSLTSATSGDSSQSLTQSAGKTTIQQLASILNTSVNGEYLFAGTNTDVKPINDFTAAGSPAKAAFDASFVAKFGFTPDDPAAANITAAQMDDFITNSVEPQFLGSGWQTNMSNATDQQIVSRIALNETTATSTSANSDGIRKLAMAAAMVTSMMSGKMSQAAKDTIVTRSQTLVGEALSGIAQVQSETGIVQKRVSDASDRMKTQVDLFERHIVDLVGVDPAAAATKVANLTQHIENSFALTARLQQLSLLKYLT is encoded by the coding sequence ATGACTTCAGTCTCCTCAGCGGCCCTTTCGAACGCCATGCGCTATCAGCAGATGCGCATGCAGTCCGACCTGGTCAAAGCCACCAAGGAATCCTCGACCGGCCAGGTCGCCGATGTCGGTCTGGCGCTGGGCGGACGCACTGCTCAGTCCGTCACCTTCCAGCGCGATCTCGACCGGCTCAACGTCATCATCGATTCCAACGGACTGGTCGCCGCCCGGCTTTCGTCGACGCAGACCTCGCTCGGCCAGCTCTCCAGCGTGGCGCAGACCTTCCTGTCCAGCTTGACATCAGCGACATCGGGTGACTCCTCGCAGAGCCTCACCCAATCCGCCGGCAAGACGACCATCCAGCAGCTTGCCTCGATCCTCAACACCAGCGTCAACGGCGAATATCTGTTCGCCGGCACCAACACCGACGTCAAGCCGATCAACGATTTCACGGCGGCCGGCTCACCCGCCAAGGCCGCCTTCGACGCTTCCTTCGTGGCCAAGTTCGGCTTCACGCCCGATGATCCGGCCGCGGCCAACATCACCGCCGCGCAGATGGATGACTTCATCACCAACAGCGTCGAGCCGCAGTTCCTCGGTTCCGGCTGGCAGACCAACATGTCGAATGCGACCGACCAGCAGATCGTCAGCCGCATTGCGCTCAACGAAACCACCGCGACCTCGACCAGTGCCAACAGCGACGGCATCAGGAAGCTGGCCATGGCGGCAGCCATGGTCACCAGCATGATGTCCGGCAAGATGAGCCAGGCAGCGAAGGACACGATCGTGACCCGTTCGCAGACGCTGGTTGGCGAAGCACTGAGCGGTATCGCCCAGGTTCAGTCGGAAACCGGCATCGTCCAGAAGCGAGTCTCCGACGCCAGCGATCGGATGAAGACGCAGGTCGACCTGTTCGAGCGGCACATCGTCGATCTTGTGGGCGTCGATCCCGCCGCCGCCGCCACCAAGGTCGCGAATCTGACGCAGCATATCGAAAACTCTTTCGCACTGACGGCACGCCTCCAGCAGCTCAGCCTGCTGAAGTACCTGACCTGA
- a CDS encoding NAD-dependent epimerase/dehydratase family protein — translation MGYRIFLAGASGAVGQRLIPQLLKAGHQVTGTTRLAAKAQQISALGAEPLVVDVFDADALSRAAASARPDIVIHQLTDLPAGLDPSRMGEAIVRNARIRDEGTRNLVRAAIAAGARRMVAQSIAWAYAPGPEPHTEADPLDGGAQGDRGISMTGVIALEKWVLQSPPLAGVILRYGQLYGQGTGRDAPAGSAPLHVDAAAYAALLAVDSALSGAVNVAEANTYVSTQKAVGELGWHADYRLPS, via the coding sequence ATGGGCTACAGAATCTTTCTTGCCGGCGCCTCGGGCGCCGTGGGACAGCGGCTGATCCCGCAATTGCTGAAGGCGGGCCATCAGGTGACGGGAACCACGCGGCTTGCGGCCAAGGCCCAACAGATCAGCGCGCTTGGCGCCGAACCGCTGGTTGTCGACGTCTTCGATGCGGATGCCTTGTCTCGGGCGGCTGCATCGGCAAGGCCTGATATCGTGATCCATCAGCTGACCGACCTGCCGGCGGGCCTCGATCCCAGCCGGATGGGCGAGGCGATCGTGCGCAATGCCCGTATTCGCGATGAAGGAACGCGCAATCTGGTCAGGGCGGCGATCGCGGCCGGCGCCCGCCGGATGGTCGCGCAGAGCATAGCCTGGGCCTATGCGCCCGGTCCCGAACCGCACACTGAGGCCGATCCGCTGGATGGCGGGGCGCAGGGCGATCGCGGCATCAGCATGACCGGCGTGATCGCGCTCGAGAAATGGGTTCTCCAGTCGCCGCCGCTCGCAGGAGTGATTCTGCGCTACGGTCAGCTTTACGGGCAGGGAACGGGCAGGGATGCGCCCGCCGGCTCGGCGCCGCTGCACGTGGATGCGGCGGCTTATGCGGCTTTGCTTGCCGTCGACAGCGCGCTATCCGGCGCCGTCAACGTCGCGGAAGCCAACACCTATGTCTCGACGCAAAAAGCCGTCGGAGAACTCGGCTGGCACGCGGACTATCGCCTGCCGAGCTGA
- the flaF gene encoding flagellar biosynthesis regulator FlaF: MYQFSYDDIQADSVADARDRERQLLTRSIDMLSAAAAIGHGSQEAVEALHFTNRVWSTFLEDLGSSDNALPKEIRANLISIGLWLLRETEDIRQGRTNNFEGLIEVSQIIRDGIQ; the protein is encoded by the coding sequence ATGTACCAATTCTCGTATGACGACATCCAGGCCGACTCCGTCGCCGACGCAAGGGACCGGGAGCGGCAGCTTCTGACGCGCTCGATCGACATGCTGTCGGCGGCCGCGGCCATCGGCCACGGCTCGCAGGAGGCAGTCGAGGCGCTGCATTTCACCAATCGCGTCTGGTCGACTTTCCTCGAGGATCTGGGATCGAGCGACAACGCCCTGCCCAAGGAGATCCGTGCCAACCTTATCTCCATTGGCCTGTGGCTGCTGCGTGAGACCGAGGATATCCGCCAGGGCCGGACCAACAATTTCGAAGGCCTGATCGAAGTGTCCCAGATCATCAGGGATGGCATTCAATGA
- a CDS encoding chloride channel protein has translation MLSRNEPQVYARRLRAVLVRSLPLLEARGIAVVMLAGVVGVMAGILVTAMSQMVQDLHGLLYGVQPGGRLSAMFSLADPIQAAVPAIGGILLGLSLVWLRKRKFRTPVDPIEANALYGGRMSLTDTFIIAAQTMISSGFGASVGLEAGYTQVGSGLASRLARIFKLRRNDVRTLVGCGAAGAIAAAFDAPLTGAFYGFELVIGIYSVAIVAPVMTAAICASLTAEVFGGVPFPLELSGLPQLTVSQYLPFLLLGLLGGAASIAIMHLVTTIERGFVRLSIDASLRPFIGGIFVGLLGLVTPQVLSSGHGALHREFSMNYPLAVVASVFVLKLAASAISLGSGFRGGLFFASLFLGALLGKAFAGVMALVSPATGIDPAVAAVVGMTSLAVGVVGGPLTMTFLALESTRDLTLTGVVLAASIISAILVRETFGYSFSTWRFHLRGETIRSAHDVGWMRSLTVGSMMREDIKTIDASTTLAAFRKEVPLGSAKRVIAVDPGDQYVGVLIVAELHSDPAADDTPVRSLAQFHDAVLVPSMNVQTAAETFQRAGAEELAVVEDFSERIVLGLLTEGYLMRRYAEELEKARRDLAGEG, from the coding sequence GTGCTTTCCAGAAACGAACCACAAGTCTATGCCCGCCGGCTTCGCGCGGTGCTTGTCAGGTCGCTCCCGCTGCTGGAGGCGCGCGGCATTGCCGTGGTCATGCTGGCCGGCGTGGTCGGGGTGATGGCGGGCATACTGGTCACCGCGATGAGCCAGATGGTGCAGGACCTGCACGGGCTGCTCTATGGCGTCCAGCCGGGCGGCAGGCTTTCGGCGATGTTTTCCCTTGCCGATCCGATCCAGGCGGCCGTACCGGCCATCGGAGGCATCCTGCTCGGCCTGTCGCTTGTCTGGCTCAGAAAACGCAAGTTCCGCACGCCCGTCGACCCGATCGAGGCCAACGCGCTCTATGGCGGGCGCATGTCGCTCACCGACACTTTCATAATCGCGGCGCAGACGATGATTTCGAGCGGCTTCGGTGCTTCGGTCGGGCTGGAAGCCGGCTACACGCAGGTCGGCTCCGGCCTCGCGTCGCGGCTGGCGCGCATCTTCAAGCTGCGCCGCAATGATGTGCGCACGCTGGTCGGCTGTGGTGCCGCCGGCGCCATCGCCGCAGCCTTCGACGCGCCGCTGACCGGCGCCTTCTACGGGTTCGAACTGGTGATCGGCATCTACTCGGTCGCCATTGTCGCGCCGGTGATGACCGCCGCGATCTGCGCCTCGTTGACCGCCGAGGTCTTTGGCGGTGTGCCGTTTCCGCTGGAGCTGTCCGGCCTGCCACAGTTGACTGTCAGCCAGTACCTGCCGTTCCTGCTGCTCGGGCTGCTGGGCGGTGCTGCCTCCATCGCCATCATGCATCTGGTGACCACGATCGAACGCGGCTTCGTGCGGCTGTCGATCGATGCATCGCTACGCCCCTTCATCGGCGGCATATTCGTTGGCCTGCTGGGGTTGGTCACGCCGCAGGTCCTGTCCAGCGGCCACGGTGCGCTGCATCGCGAATTCTCGATGAATTACCCGCTCGCCGTGGTCGCCAGCGTCTTCGTGCTGAAACTGGCGGCTTCGGCGATATCGCTGGGCTCTGGCTTTCGCGGCGGATTGTTCTTCGCCTCGCTGTTCCTCGGCGCCTTGCTTGGCAAGGCGTTTGCCGGCGTGATGGCCCTGGTCTCGCCCGCGACGGGCATCGACCCGGCGGTTGCCGCCGTCGTCGGCATGACCTCGCTGGCGGTCGGTGTCGTCGGCGGCCCGCTGACGATGACGTTCCTGGCGCTGGAATCGACACGCGACCTGACACTCACCGGCGTGGTGCTGGCGGCTTCGATCATCTCGGCGATCCTGGTGCGTGAAACCTTCGGCTATTCGTTCTCGACATGGCGCTTCCACCTGCGCGGCGAGACGATCCGCAGCGCGCATGATGTCGGCTGGATGCGCAGCCTGACGGTCGGCTCGATGATGCGCGAGGACATCAAGACCATCGATGCCTCGACGACGCTGGCGGCCTTCCGCAAGGAGGTGCCGCTCGGCTCGGCCAAGCGCGTCATCGCCGTAGATCCGGGGGATCAGTATGTCGGCGTGCTGATCGTCGCCGAGTTGCACAGCGACCCGGCCGCCGACGACACGCCGGTGCGCTCGCTCGCCCAGTTCCACGACGCCGTGCTGGTGCCGAGCATGAACGTCCAGACCGCGGCAGAGACCTTCCAGCGCGCCGGCGCCGAGGAACTTGCCGTCGTCGAGGATTTCTCCGAGCGCATCGTGCTTGGGCTTTTGACCGAAGGCTATCTGATGCGGCGCTACGCCGAGGAACTCGAAAAGGCGCGCCGGGATCTGGCGGGCGAAGGGTAG
- the flgK gene encoding flagellar hook-associated protein FlgK codes for MSLSTALSIAQSALMNTARQTSVVSRNVSDADNPNYTRRISVVVSTAPGARTVDIQRQTNDLLFRQNLSALSAYSGQSALYNGMDQLDVAVNGVDNASSPSTAIGNLQQALQLYATSPSNQNLGSSVIDAAKQVVRSLNQGSKAIQDFRTQTDGQIGTAVNDLNSLLNQFQDANTAVMSGTRSGTDVSDALDQRDALLKKIADYVPVSTFTRGDNDMVITTGDGTTLFETIPRTVSFAPSSSSTAGVAGNAVYIDNVPLSAGTGGNTSASGKLAGLLQLRDDVASKMQSQLDETARGLITAFAETAPSMPNAAGLFTWSGAPAVPAAGTLVNGLAASISINTAMDPSTGGNPTLLRDGGANGAAYVANTGGASYSNLLVAYGDRLDKPMTFDSAAGISATSSVSDYAANSIGWFQGVRQQASTAADAKEALASRSADALSNATGVNIDQEMSLMLDLEHSYQASARMMKTVDDMMTALMNAVG; via the coding sequence ATGTCGCTATCCACCGCATTGAGCATCGCCCAATCGGCGCTTATGAACACCGCACGGCAGACGAGCGTTGTCTCGCGCAACGTCTCCGACGCCGACAACCCGAACTATACGCGCCGTATCTCCGTCGTCGTCAGCACGGCGCCAGGAGCGCGTACGGTTGATATCCAGCGCCAGACCAATGACCTGCTCTTCCGTCAGAACCTCAGCGCCCTGTCCGCCTATAGCGGCCAGAGCGCACTCTACAACGGCATGGATCAGCTCGACGTCGCGGTCAACGGCGTCGACAATGCGTCCTCGCCCTCGACCGCGATCGGCAATCTGCAGCAGGCGCTGCAGCTTTACGCCACATCGCCATCCAACCAGAACCTTGGCTCCAGCGTCATCGACGCGGCCAAGCAGGTCGTGCGCTCCCTGAACCAGGGCTCAAAGGCCATCCAGGATTTCCGCACCCAGACCGACGGCCAGATCGGCACGGCCGTGAATGACCTCAACTCGCTGCTCAACCAGTTCCAGGATGCCAACACGGCGGTCATGTCAGGGACCCGCTCCGGCACCGATGTTTCCGATGCGCTCGACCAGCGCGACGCGCTGCTGAAGAAGATCGCGGACTATGTCCCCGTCTCGACCTTCACGCGCGGCGACAATGACATGGTCATCACTACGGGCGACGGCACAACGCTGTTCGAAACCATACCGCGCACCGTCAGCTTCGCGCCGTCATCGAGCTCTACAGCTGGCGTCGCCGGCAATGCCGTCTATATCGACAATGTGCCGCTCTCGGCGGGAACCGGCGGCAACACCAGCGCCAGCGGCAAGCTTGCCGGCCTGCTGCAATTGCGCGACGACGTTGCCTCGAAAATGCAGAGCCAGCTCGACGAGACCGCGCGCGGCCTGATCACGGCCTTTGCCGAGACCGCGCCTTCTATGCCCAATGCCGCCGGCCTGTTCACCTGGTCGGGCGCGCCGGCCGTGCCGGCCGCCGGCACGCTGGTCAACGGCCTTGCCGCTTCGATCAGCATCAACACCGCGATGGATCCGAGCACCGGCGGCAATCCTACATTGCTGCGCGACGGTGGCGCCAACGGCGCCGCCTATGTCGCCAACACCGGCGGCGCCTCCTATTCCAACCTTCTGGTTGCCTATGGCGACCGGCTTGACAAGCCGATGACCTTCGACAGCGCCGCCGGGATCTCGGCAACGTCCAGCGTTTCCGACTACGCCGCCAATTCGATCGGCTGGTTCCAGGGCGTACGCCAGCAGGCTTCGACCGCCGCCGACGCCAAGGAGGCACTGGCGTCACGCAGCGCCGACGCGCTGTCCAACGCAACCGGCGTCAATATCGACCAGGAGATGTCGCTGATGCTCGATCTCGAACACAGCTACCAGGCATCGGCCCGGATGATGAAAACCGTCGACGACATGATGACGGCTCTGATGAATGCGGTGGGATAA